In Armatimonadota bacterium, the genomic stretch TGCGGCTCACCGGCGCCGCCAGGGCGCGCACCGCCAGCCGCGGCCCGATGCTCGCCACGGTGATGAACTGCTCGAAGAAGTCCCGCTCCAGCTCGTTGCGGAAGCCGATCAGCACCTGCGTCGCGCGCGAGTGCTCCAGGTGCAGGTACTCATAGGTCACCAGTTCCAGGGGCTCGCCTTCCCGCGCCGCCAGCGACTGCAGCACCCCGGCTGGGATCAGCACCTCGTAGCCGATGCCGTTGACCCCCAGGATCACTCCGTAGGGCTTGCGCTCCAGCACGCGCCCGCTCATGCGCGAGATCACCGGGCGGCCTCCGACGTCATCAACGGGCGCGCCGCCGCTGCTCGCGCCCGGCCCGCGTGGCACAGCGCGAGGGCGAGGGCGTCGTACGCGTGGTCGTCACCGCGGTGCGAGCCGATCCCCAGTCGCCGACATACCATCTCCCGCACCTGGCGCTCGCTCGCGCGCCCGTTTCCGGTCAGCGCCCGTCGCACCTCCGACGCCCCGTAGTGCACCACTTCCCGCTCCGCGGTCCCCGCCGCCATGCAGATCACCCCGCGCGCGTGCGCCATGAGAATGGCGGTGCGGGGGTGACGATACTTGGAGTAGACTTCCTCGATCACCACCACCTCGGGCTGCCATTCCTCGAGCACCTCGGTGATCGCTTGGTGGAGGCGGCGCAGTCGCGCGCTCAACTCGCGTCCGCCCGGACGGATCACCCCCGCCTCGGTCAGCGCCTCGCGCCGGCCGTTGACGTCAACGATGCCGTAGCCGCTGGCGGTGAGACCCGGATCTATCCCCAGCACGCGCACGATTCGATACTCGCTTGCCCACGGCCGCCTTCGCAGGCCCGCATCAGGCCTGACGGCAACCGCATTATAGCAGCACCCTCGGGGAGCGTAAAGCGCGCTGCCAGGGGCGCCCCGACCGGTGGCGGCGAGATAGCCGCGACTTCAGCGAGGTCGCGCCCGTGAGTCGCGCCCTATGGCACATCTGTGCCGCCCTGCACGGCACCGCGATATTCGGCCACTCGGCGGTCAACGATCTCGGCGAATCGCCGCACCGCCTCCACCGGCGGCAGCTCGCGCCGGCGCTTGTCGTAGGGCTCCATCGGATACCCCTGGGCGGCGATATAGAGCTTGCCCGCGATCGCCCCGTGGATGCCAAGCGCTTCCAGCTCCTGCAGGGTGGCGTTCACCTG encodes the following:
- the ruvC gene encoding crossover junction endodeoxyribonuclease RuvC, translating into MRVLGIDPGLTASGYGIVDVNGRREALTEAGVIRPGGRELSARLRRLHQAITEVLEEWQPEVVVIEEVYSKYRHPRTAILMAHARGVICMAAGTAEREVVHYGASEVRRALTGNGRASERQVREMVCRRLGIGSHRGDDHAYDALALALCHAGRARAAAARPLMTSEAAR